One window from the genome of Rariglobus hedericola encodes:
- the hemF gene encoding oxygen-dependent coproporphyrinogen oxidase, translated as MSTAPDLSAVKAYLLDLQDRICRALESEDGSAVFAEDPWTRAEGGGGRSRVMADGSVFEKAGVGFSHVFGTQLPPSATAHRPELAGKPWQALGVSLVIHPRNPYVPTSHANVRFFIADPDGPNPVWWFGGGFDLTPYYGFEDDCAHWHRTARDAVAPFGDDLYPKWKKWCDDYFFLKHRGEPRGIGGLFFDDFNALGFESCFAVFRAVGNAFIPSYQPIVAHRKAAPYGERERDWQLYRRGRYVEFNLVWDRGTHFGLQSGGRTESILMSLPPLVSFKYNYSPEPGTEEARLHTDFLRPRDWAAL; from the coding sequence ATGTCCACCGCGCCCGATCTTTCCGCCGTCAAAGCCTACCTGCTCGACCTGCAGGATCGTATTTGTCGCGCCCTCGAGTCCGAGGATGGTTCGGCGGTTTTTGCCGAAGATCCTTGGACCCGTGCCGAAGGTGGCGGCGGCCGCTCGCGCGTGATGGCAGACGGCTCGGTTTTCGAAAAGGCCGGCGTTGGTTTCTCCCACGTTTTTGGCACGCAGCTCCCGCCTTCCGCCACCGCACACCGTCCCGAACTCGCGGGCAAACCGTGGCAGGCCCTCGGCGTTTCGCTGGTCATCCACCCGCGCAATCCCTACGTCCCCACCAGCCACGCCAACGTCCGTTTTTTCATCGCCGATCCCGACGGCCCCAATCCCGTCTGGTGGTTCGGCGGCGGCTTCGACCTCACGCCTTATTATGGTTTCGAGGACGACTGCGCCCACTGGCACCGCACCGCACGCGATGCGGTCGCCCCTTTCGGTGATGATCTTTACCCCAAGTGGAAAAAATGGTGCGACGACTACTTTTTCCTCAAGCATCGCGGCGAACCTCGCGGCATCGGCGGCCTCTTCTTTGACGACTTTAACGCCCTCGGTTTCGAGTCGTGTTTTGCCGTTTTTCGCGCCGTCGGAAACGCGTTTATCCCCTCCTATCAGCCCATCGTCGCCCACCGCAAGGCCGCGCCCTACGGCGAACGCGAACGCGACTGGCAGTTGTATCGACGCGGTCGTTACGTCGAGTTCAACCTCGTCTGGGACCGTGGCACCCACTTCGGCCTGCAAAGCGGCGGGCGCACCGAATCCATCCTCATGAGCCTCCCCCCGCTCGTGTCGTTCAAATACAACTACTCCCCCGAACCCGGCACCGAGGAAGCCCGCCTCCATACCGATTTCCTCCGCCCTCGTGATTGGGCCGCTCTTTAA
- a CDS encoding D-alanyl-D-alanine carboxypeptidase family protein, whose amino-acid sequence MNFTRLLALSVFAFAVLTPVARAAKPQKPAGVWKGYISIDAATGQTLAEENADVVTPPASMTKLMTFAVVYDKLQSGSLTLDTVVQITPDDAGMGGTQVFLDPSEAFPVEDLIHALMIQSANDAAHALARFSAGSVEAFVELMNAKARSLGMTNTTFRSPHGLPPSSRLTADGDLTTPRDFAILCRYLVQKTDVLKYSSVKERDFGSARVKGPMHMINHNKLLGQIQGVDGLKTGYTKSAGYCLSATALRNGHRVIIVIMGAFGPGGTIDLGAARDRKTIELLSQSFAAIPAGSPTFIGPKEAPTSPFSPVASPVGTTPAAAAPASTPAADAPMVKFTLPPKKK is encoded by the coding sequence ATGAACTTCACCCGTCTCCTCGCTCTCTCCGTCTTTGCCTTCGCCGTGCTCACGCCGGTCGCGCGCGCCGCCAAACCCCAGAAACCAGCCGGCGTATGGAAGGGTTACATCTCGATCGATGCCGCCACCGGCCAGACCCTCGCCGAGGAAAATGCCGACGTCGTGACGCCACCCGCCAGCATGACGAAGCTCATGACGTTTGCAGTCGTTTACGACAAACTCCAGAGCGGCTCCCTCACCCTCGACACCGTCGTGCAAATCACTCCGGACGATGCCGGCATGGGCGGCACCCAAGTGTTTCTCGATCCGAGCGAAGCCTTCCCCGTGGAAGACCTCATCCACGCCTTGATGATCCAGTCGGCCAACGATGCGGCCCACGCCCTCGCCCGGTTTTCCGCCGGCTCGGTTGAGGCGTTCGTCGAACTCATGAATGCCAAGGCCCGCTCCCTCGGCATGACCAATACCACCTTTCGCTCGCCGCATGGCCTGCCCCCGAGCAGCCGCCTGACCGCCGATGGCGACCTCACCACGCCCCGCGACTTCGCGATTCTCTGTCGCTATCTCGTGCAGAAAACCGACGTCCTCAAATACTCTTCCGTCAAAGAACGCGACTTCGGATCCGCCCGCGTGAAAGGCCCCATGCACATGATCAACCATAACAAGCTCCTCGGCCAAATCCAGGGAGTCGACGGACTCAAAACCGGTTATACGAAGAGCGCCGGATATTGCCTGAGCGCCACGGCGCTTCGCAACGGCCACCGCGTCATCATCGTCATCATGGGCGCCTTCGGCCCCGGCGGAACCATCGATCTGGGCGCCGCCCGTGATCGCAAAACGATCGAACTCCTCTCGCAGAGTTTCGCCGCCATTCCTGCCGGTTCGCCCACGTTCATCGGCCCGAAGGAGGCGCCCACCTCCCCTTTCAGTCCCGTCGCTTCACCGGTTGGCACCACTCCCGCCGCCGCAGCACCTGCGTCCACACCGGCTGCCGACGCACCGATGGTAAAGTTTACGCTTCCCCCAAAAAAGAAGTAA